A stretch of Rhodoferax potami DNA encodes these proteins:
- the hflC gene encoding protease modulator HflC, producing MNRIGLIFSSLLVLLALASSTLFVVDQRQFGVVYALGQIKDVITEPGLNFKLPPPFQNVSYIDKRLLTLDSTDAEPMLTAEKQRVVIDWYVRWRITEPSEYIRNVGLNEGAGASQLNRVVRNAFQEEINKRTVKELLSLKREDLMADVKAEVLDKVRGAKPWGVDVVDVRITRVDYVEAITESVYRRMEAERKRVANELRSTGAAEGEKIRADADRQREITIANAYRDAQKIKGEGDAEAARVYAESFGKDPQFAQFYRSLEAYKSTFANKSDVMVLDPNGSEFFKTFRNGGGSAPAAKK from the coding sequence ATGAACCGCATTGGATTGATTTTTTCTTCGCTATTGGTGCTTTTGGCACTGGCGAGCTCGACCTTGTTTGTGGTGGACCAGCGCCAGTTTGGTGTGGTCTATGCACTGGGCCAGATTAAAGACGTGATTACCGAGCCTGGTCTGAACTTCAAGCTGCCGCCACCATTTCAAAATGTGTCGTACATCGACAAGCGCTTGCTGACTCTCGACAGCACAGATGCGGAGCCGATGTTGACCGCTGAGAAGCAGCGCGTCGTCATCGACTGGTATGTGCGTTGGCGCATCACTGAGCCTTCGGAGTACATCCGCAATGTGGGCTTGAATGAAGGTGCTGGTGCCAGTCAGCTCAACCGTGTGGTGCGCAACGCATTCCAGGAAGAGATCAACAAACGCACCGTGAAAGAGCTGCTCTCGCTCAAGCGCGAAGATTTGATGGCAGACGTCAAGGCAGAAGTGCTCGACAAAGTCCGCGGTGCCAAGCCTTGGGGCGTAGATGTGGTGGATGTTCGCATCACCCGTGTGGACTACGTAGAGGCTATTACGGAATCGGTTTACCGCCGGATGGAGGCTGAGCGCAAACGCGTCGCCAACGAACTGCGCTCAACGGGTGCCGCCGAAGGCGAAAAAATCCGTGCTGACGCTGACCGTCAGCGTGAAATTACGATCGCCAATGCCTACCGCGATGCGCAGAAAATCAAAGGCGAGGGCGATGCAGAGGCCGCGCGCGTGTATGCCGAGTCGTTTGGTAAAGATCCGCAATTCGCACAGTTCTATCGCAGCCTCGAGGCCTACAAATCCACTTTCGCCAACAAGAGCGACGTGATGGTGCTGGATCCGAACGGTTCTGAATTCTTCAAAACCTTCCGCAATGGGGGCGGTAGCGCTCCAGCAGCCAAGAAGTAA
- a CDS encoding DUF2189 domain-containing protein: protein MTSPLDAEPAPYIPPPSEAPRKSVATLAWGEPLQWLLRGLQDMQAHPGIALFYGVAFTTMALVLGAVFRSSPEYTMTIASGCLLVGPFLAMGLYEVSRRREAGTPASLGGSITCWDQHLGSMAMLVLVLIVLELLWGRASLVVFAVFFNTGMPSTTGVVQAVFNPDNLEFVLAYGVVGGGFALLVFALSVVSIPMILDRDTDAVFAAITSIEVFLCNLGVMLWWGALLSGLLVGALMLPWHAGLLVVGPLLGHATWHAYRASVQWPGQESPSDSLENSSPPA, encoded by the coding sequence ATGACCTCGCCGCTTGATGCCGAACCGGCACCCTACATTCCACCGCCGTCTGAGGCGCCCCGCAAGTCTGTGGCGACCTTGGCATGGGGCGAACCCTTGCAATGGTTGTTGCGCGGTCTGCAGGACATGCAGGCCCATCCCGGAATCGCCTTGTTTTATGGCGTCGCATTCACCACCATGGCCTTGGTGCTGGGTGCCGTATTCCGCAGCAGCCCCGAATACACCATGACGATCGCTTCGGGCTGCTTGCTGGTCGGCCCCTTTCTAGCTATGGGCTTGTATGAAGTCAGTCGCCGGCGTGAGGCGGGTACACCCGCCTCCTTGGGTGGCTCCATCACCTGCTGGGACCAGCATCTGGGCAGTATGGCGATGCTGGTTCTTGTGTTGATTGTGCTGGAGCTGCTGTGGGGGCGAGCCTCTTTGGTGGTGTTTGCCGTGTTTTTCAACACCGGCATGCCATCGACGACAGGCGTAGTCCAAGCGGTGTTCAACCCGGACAATCTCGAGTTCGTGCTGGCTTATGGGGTTGTCGGTGGCGGGTTCGCCTTGCTGGTGTTCGCCTTGAGCGTTGTGTCCATTCCCATGATTCTTGACCGCGACACCGATGCGGTGTTTGCTGCGATCACCAGCATCGAGGTGTTTCTGTGTAACCTGGGCGTCATGCTGTGGTGGGGGGCCTTGCTCAGCGGTTTGTTGGTGGGGGCGCTGATGCTTCCGTGGCATGCGGGCTTGTTGGTCGTGGGGCCCTTGTTGGGCCATGCAACATGGCATGCCTATCGTGCGTCGGTGCAGTGGCCGGGGCAGGAAAGCCCGAGTGATAGCCTCGAAAACAGCAGCCCGCCTGCGTGA
- a CDS encoding DUF2065 domain-containing protein: MSGDTLWVALALVLVLEGLFPFASPRGWRKLFEQLLQLQDGQIRFYGLCSIVVGLVSIWWMLS, encoded by the coding sequence GTGAGTGGAGACACGTTGTGGGTAGCACTAGCCCTTGTGCTAGTGCTAGAAGGTTTGTTTCCTTTTGCGTCACCCCGCGGGTGGCGCAAGCTGTTTGAGCAGCTCTTGCAGTTGCAGGACGGACAGATCCGCTTCTATGGCTTGTGCAGCATCGTTGTGGGTTTAGTCAGCATTTGGTGGATGCTCTCCTGA
- the istA gene encoding IS21 family transposase codes for MITNEEYMELKVLRKHRLSLREISAQTGMAVNTVRKYLEGGPPAMKKLPERKSKLDPFKDYLAGRIQAAKPDWIPATVLQREIAAQGYTGSVRILQEYLKELRPQARPDPVVRFETQPGEQMQMDWIEFRKSGHKDGMLAAFVATLGHSRATFAEFVTDMKLETLLACHVRAFESFGGVTREVLYDNMKTVILKRDAYGKNLHQFQGAFADFAHHHGFVPRVCKPYRAKTKGKVERMNGYIRRSFWVPLVASMKQQCLVVDADTANREMRTWLRDVANVRIHGTTGCVPALALQQERTHLLAIPSAYSGRTVRQLQKVTGSGAAVRPIPAAAWRGLQHPLAMYDTLVHNQASAGGRP; via the coding sequence ATGATTACGAACGAGGAGTACATGGAACTCAAGGTTTTAAGGAAGCACAGGCTGAGCTTGCGCGAGATATCGGCGCAAACTGGAATGGCAGTCAACACGGTGCGTAAGTATTTGGAGGGCGGTCCGCCGGCCATGAAGAAACTGCCGGAACGTAAAAGCAAGCTCGATCCATTCAAGGACTACTTGGCTGGACGTATTCAGGCGGCCAAGCCTGATTGGATTCCCGCAACGGTGCTGCAGCGTGAGATTGCCGCACAGGGGTATACGGGCTCCGTGCGCATCCTGCAGGAGTACCTCAAGGAGTTGCGTCCACAGGCGCGCCCGGATCCGGTTGTGCGGTTCGAGACCCAGCCCGGTGAGCAAATGCAGATGGACTGGATCGAGTTCCGCAAGTCTGGGCATAAAGACGGCATGTTGGCGGCGTTTGTGGCAACGCTTGGCCACAGCCGGGCGACCTTCGCGGAGTTTGTCACAGACATGAAGCTGGAGACACTACTGGCGTGCCATGTCAGGGCGTTCGAGAGCTTTGGTGGAGTCACCCGTGAAGTGCTGTACGACAACATGAAGACCGTCATCCTCAAGCGTGACGCCTACGGCAAGAACCTGCACCAGTTCCAGGGTGCCTTTGCTGACTTTGCGCACCACCATGGCTTTGTGCCGCGGGTGTGCAAGCCCTATCGGGCCAAGACCAAGGGCAAAGTCGAACGCATGAATGGCTACATCCGGCGCAGCTTCTGGGTGCCATTGGTGGCGAGTATGAAGCAGCAATGCTTGGTGGTGGACGCGGACACAGCCAATCGGGAAATGCGCACCTGGCTGCGTGACGTTGCCAATGTGCGGATCCACGGAACCACTGGGTGTGTGCCGGCACTGGCTTTGCAACAGGAGCGCACACATCTGCTGGCCATCCCCAGCGCCTACAGTGGGCGAACAGTGCGTCAATTGCAAAAAGTCACCGGTAGCGGCGCAGCAGTCCGGCCAATTCCAGCCGCGGCATGGCGAGGCCTGCAGCATCCTCTGGCGATGTATGACACGCTGGTGCACAACCAAGCCTCAGCAGGAGGACGACCATGA
- a CDS encoding phosphoribosyltransferase yields MLTEDGKHLYVSYDEYHNLIEKLAIKVFQSGWEFDTILCLARGGMRPGDILSRVFDKPLAIMSTSSYRAEAGTQQGNLDIARYITTPKGEIAGRVLLVDDLADSGHTLNAVINQLRNNYAPITELRSAVIWTKAVSVFTPDYSVEFLPTNPWIHQPFESYDSLRPQQLIQKWSV; encoded by the coding sequence ATGTTGACTGAAGACGGTAAACACCTCTATGTAAGCTACGACGAGTACCACAACCTCATCGAAAAGCTGGCTATCAAGGTCTTCCAGTCCGGCTGGGAATTCGACACTATTTTGTGTCTGGCCCGCGGTGGCATGCGTCCTGGGGACATTCTTTCCCGGGTGTTTGACAAGCCTTTGGCCATCATGTCGACCAGCTCTTACCGCGCGGAAGCCGGCACCCAGCAAGGCAACCTTGATATCGCCCGCTACATCACCACGCCCAAGGGTGAGATCGCAGGCCGGGTGTTGCTGGTGGATGACTTGGCTGACTCCGGTCATACCCTGAATGCGGTGATTAACCAGCTGCGTAACAACTACGCCCCGATCACTGAGCTGCGTAGCGCGGTAATTTGGACCAAGGCCGTCAGCGTGTTCACACCTGACTACTCGGTCGAGTTTCTGCCGACCAACCCTTGGATTCACCAGCCGTTTGAGAGCTACGACTCTTTGCGTCCACAGCAGCTGATTCAAAAGTGGAGCGTTTGA
- a CDS encoding ABC transporter ATP-binding protein: protein MYQFLTAFACHFHTARDNSIISVEHVFKAVTDSTGTLEILRDIDFALNTRETAAIVGASGSGKSTLLSIIAGLDTPTGGTVRVAGQDIFALDEDARAALRARQVGFVFQSFQLLGNLTALENVMLPLELDGRKDARSAATEMLSRVGLSQRLNSYPKVLSGGEQQRVALARAFVVKPAVLLADEPTGSLDFATGEKIMELMFDLNREQGTTLVLVTHDRSIAARCDRRILIEAGRVVPEAVAA from the coding sequence GTGTATCAATTCCTCACCGCGTTTGCGTGTCATTTTCATACTGCGCGTGACAATTCCATTATTTCGGTTGAGCATGTTTTCAAGGCGGTGACTGATTCCACCGGCACGCTGGAGATCCTGCGTGACATCGATTTTGCACTCAATACCCGTGAGACCGCAGCCATTGTGGGGGCATCGGGTTCCGGCAAGAGCACCTTGCTCTCCATCATTGCGGGCTTGGATACACCGACCGGCGGCACCGTGCGGGTCGCCGGGCAAGACATTTTTGCGCTGGATGAAGACGCCCGTGCTGCACTGCGCGCCCGCCAGGTGGGTTTTGTGTTTCAGAGCTTTCAGTTGCTGGGTAACCTCACCGCGCTGGAGAACGTCATGCTACCGTTGGAGCTCGATGGCCGTAAAGACGCCCGATCTGCGGCAACCGAAATGCTCTCACGCGTAGGCCTGTCGCAGCGCTTGAACTCTTACCCCAAGGTCCTGTCCGGCGGCGAACAGCAGCGGGTGGCGCTGGCCCGTGCGTTTGTAGTCAAGCCCGCAGTCTTGCTGGCCGACGAACCCACCGGCAGTCTGGATTTCGCCACCGGCGAAAAAATCATGGAGCTGATGTTCGACCTCAACCGCGAGCAGGGCACCACACTGGTCTTGGTGACGCACGACCGCAGCATTGCAGCCCGCTGTGACCGGCGGATTTTGATCGAAGCCGGCCGGGTCGTTCCTGAGGCGGTGGCCGCCTGA
- the istB gene encoding IS21-like element helper ATPase IstB, which yields MSLQMERLRELCDQLRLLNLPDQLAHLGQMAAKKELGYLEFLEQALRGEALARVERTRAMLTRIAGFPAIKTLDEFDFQFASGVPKPLVQELGSLAFVERSENVVLLGASGVGKTHLAIALGYRATQAGIKTRFITAADLLMTLSTALRQNTLEEAIKRIVRPYRLLIIDEVGYLPMNREQANLLFQVIAKRYEVGSLILTSNLPFGQWDQTFADDATLTAALLDRLLHHAHVVPISGDSYRLKDKRRAGVIAASSNTLLKRKRSHLDTQEEQAA from the coding sequence ATGAGCCTGCAAATGGAAAGACTGCGTGAACTGTGTGATCAGCTGCGCCTGCTCAACTTACCCGATCAGCTTGCCCACTTGGGGCAAATGGCGGCCAAGAAAGAGCTGGGGTACCTGGAGTTCCTGGAGCAAGCCTTGCGTGGCGAGGCTCTAGCCAGAGTGGAGAGAACACGCGCCATGCTCACGCGCATAGCGGGCTTCCCCGCCATCAAGACGCTTGATGAGTTTGACTTCCAGTTTGCCAGCGGCGTGCCCAAACCCCTGGTACAGGAGCTTGGCAGTCTGGCCTTCGTGGAGCGCAGCGAGAACGTGGTCTTGCTGGGCGCCAGTGGGGTGGGCAAAACCCACTTGGCCATCGCCTTGGGCTACAGGGCAACCCAGGCTGGAATCAAGACGCGTTTCATCACGGCGGCAGATCTGCTGATGACACTGAGCACGGCACTACGGCAGAACACCCTGGAAGAGGCTATCAAACGCATCGTGCGTCCCTACCGGCTGTTGATCATTGACGAGGTCGGGTACCTTCCCATGAATCGGGAACAGGCGAATCTTCTGTTCCAAGTCATTGCCAAACGCTATGAAGTGGGAAGTCTCATCCTGACCTCCAATCTGCCGTTTGGGCAATGGGACCAGACGTTTGCAGACGATGCCACGCTGACAGCGGCGCTACTTGACCGACTGCTCCACCACGCCCATGTGGTCCCGATTTCAGGAGACTCCTATCGCCTGAAAGATAAGCGGCGTGCCGGTGTGATTGCCGCCAGCAGCAATACCCTACTCAAACGAAAACGCAGTCACCTTGATACACAGGAGGAACAGGCAGCCTAA
- a CDS encoding PLP-dependent transferase, whose translation MTDRITHLIHHPYQPPAGFEAPQPGVFKASTVFFPSVAAMRSREWKDKSAYTYGLHGTPTSYALEERLATLEGGDECLLVPSGLAALGLVAMSLLKSGDEVLVPDNAYGPNKAIVEGELQGWGITHQYYNPMDPEDLEAQISSRTKLVWLEAAGSVSLEFPHLVEMVRICQRRRVNTALDNTWGAGLAFCPFDLVPGAAERVSVDISAHALTKYPSGGGDVLMGSVITRNPGLHLKLKLTHMRFGIGVGMNDVEMVLRSLPTIDLRYKAHDTATRSLAAWAQTQAEFVQVLHPALPESPGHSYWKALTGGEVGTAAGLFSVMLDPRFTQAEVDAFCDALRLFKLGYSWGGPISLVVPYELETMRSGWPEHLLRGTLVRFSVGLEDVADLQADIAQALEVLR comes from the coding sequence ATGACCGACCGGATTACTCACCTCATTCACCATCCTTATCAGCCGCCGGCTGGTTTTGAGGCGCCCCAACCGGGTGTGTTCAAGGCCTCGACGGTTTTCTTCCCGAGCGTGGCTGCCATGCGCAGTCGCGAATGGAAAGACAAATCGGCGTATACCTACGGGCTGCATGGCACGCCCACCAGCTATGCGCTGGAGGAGCGCCTCGCCACCCTGGAGGGGGGCGACGAATGCCTGTTGGTTCCCAGTGGCCTGGCTGCACTGGGTTTGGTGGCCATGTCGCTGCTCAAAAGTGGCGATGAAGTGTTGGTTCCGGACAATGCGTATGGCCCCAACAAGGCCATCGTAGAAGGCGAGCTGCAAGGTTGGGGCATTACCCATCAGTACTACAACCCGATGGACCCGGAAGACTTGGAGGCCCAAATCTCCAGTCGTACCAAGCTGGTGTGGTTGGAGGCTGCAGGGTCCGTCAGCCTTGAGTTTCCCCATTTGGTGGAGATGGTGCGCATCTGCCAGCGGCGCCGGGTAAACACTGCACTCGACAACACCTGGGGCGCCGGCCTGGCGTTCTGCCCGTTTGATTTGGTGCCGGGTGCGGCGGAGCGGGTCAGCGTCGATATCTCGGCCCATGCACTGACCAAATACCCCAGCGGGGGTGGCGACGTCCTCATGGGCAGTGTGATCACCCGCAATCCGGGCCTGCACCTCAAGCTCAAGCTCACCCATATGCGGTTTGGAATCGGTGTGGGCATGAATGACGTGGAGATGGTGCTCCGCTCATTGCCGACCATCGACCTGCGGTACAAAGCCCACGATACCGCTACGCGTTCTCTGGCGGCCTGGGCACAGACCCAAGCCGAGTTTGTGCAAGTGCTGCATCCTGCATTACCGGAGTCGCCCGGTCATAGCTATTGGAAGGCGCTGACCGGAGGCGAGGTCGGCACCGCCGCTGGCCTGTTCAGTGTCATGCTGGATCCACGCTTCACCCAAGCCGAGGTGGATGCCTTCTGCGATGCGCTGCGCTTGTTCAAGCTGGGTTACAGCTGGGGCGGGCCTATCAGCTTGGTAGTGCCCTATGAGCTGGAAACCATGCGCTCCGGTTGGCCCGAGCATCTGCTGCGCGGCACGCTGGTTCGCTTTTCGGTTGGTCTGGAAGACGTGGCTGATCTACAAGCCGACATTGCACAGGCGCTCGAGGTATTGCGCTAA
- a CDS encoding arylesterase — MGLSLVRRHCIAVLILASFAGLNPAMAKDAAPRAANGAKILIVGDSLSAEYGLKRGTGWVALLEQRLGQEKLAATVVNASISGDTTSGGRSRLPALLAQHKPTVVVIELGGNDALRGLPLTMTQDNLTAMTRAAQQAGAKVLLAGMQVPPNYGQDYTKRFSETFATVAKSTKAALVPFLLKGVADGPNAAAMFQADRIHPREEAHPTILNTMWPAIKNLLK, encoded by the coding sequence ATGGGGCTCTCTCTAGTTCGTAGACACTGTATCGCGGTACTCATTCTGGCCTCTTTTGCAGGGCTAAACCCGGCGATGGCAAAGGATGCGGCACCCCGGGCAGCCAACGGCGCCAAGATCCTGATTGTGGGCGACTCCTTGAGTGCCGAATATGGCCTCAAACGCGGCACCGGCTGGGTGGCACTCCTGGAGCAGCGCTTGGGTCAGGAAAAGCTGGCCGCGACCGTGGTGAACGCCAGCATCAGCGGCGACACCACCTCCGGAGGGCGCTCGCGCCTGCCGGCGCTGTTGGCCCAGCACAAACCTACCGTGGTGGTTATCGAGTTAGGGGGAAATGACGCATTGCGCGGCCTGCCCCTCACCATGACCCAGGACAACCTGACCGCAATGACGCGCGCAGCCCAACAGGCGGGCGCCAAAGTTTTATTGGCAGGGATGCAGGTGCCGCCCAACTACGGGCAGGACTACACCAAACGATTCAGCGAGACCTTTGCCACGGTTGCCAAGAGCACCAAGGCGGCCTTGGTGCCGTTTTTACTCAAAGGCGTGGCCGACGGCCCCAACGCTGCGGCCATGTTTCAAGCGGACCGGATTCACCCGCGGGAAGAAGCACACCCCACGATTCTGAACACCATGTGGCCGGCAATAAAAAACCTCCTCAAATGA
- a CDS encoding ATP phosphoribosyltransferase regulatory subunit — protein sequence MSAWVLPDHIADVLPSEARHIEEIRRDLLDMARCYGYELVMPPLLEHLESLLSGTGKALDLQTFKLVDQLSGRTMGLRADTTPQVARIDAHLLNRRGVTRLCYCGPVLHTLPAVPHATREPLQFGAEIYGHAGLEADLEILTLALDSLKASKVGSLTVDMADARIVSSLLAESGLNSSQRADVLAALASKDSSALSELTAACPAPISAALKLLVTLYGGAGVLAQARAALPQLPGVLEALDHLEWMAGHLDGVKVTFDLADLRGYAYYTGMRFSVYAQGASDALARGGRYDEVGSVFGRKRPAVGFSLDVKVLAHAAQVRPLRAAIRAPWGEATALRAAIAGLRQQGETVVCVLPGHESEVDEFHCDRELVQAAGQWVVTAI from the coding sequence ATGTCCGCTTGGGTCCTCCCGGATCACATTGCCGATGTACTGCCGTCCGAAGCACGTCACATCGAAGAAATACGTCGAGATCTCCTGGACATGGCCCGTTGCTATGGCTACGAGCTCGTGATGCCTCCGTTGCTGGAGCACTTGGAGTCTCTGCTGTCCGGTACCGGCAAAGCGCTGGATCTGCAGACCTTCAAGTTGGTGGATCAGCTCTCCGGTCGCACTATGGGCTTGCGGGCTGACACCACGCCGCAGGTTGCCCGGATTGATGCACATTTGCTGAACCGCCGCGGTGTTACCCGCTTGTGCTATTGCGGGCCGGTGTTGCATACGCTGCCTGCAGTGCCTCATGCCACCCGTGAGCCTTTGCAGTTCGGTGCGGAAATCTATGGTCACGCAGGCCTGGAGGCTGACCTCGAAATTTTGACCCTGGCTTTGGATAGCCTCAAGGCGAGCAAGGTAGGCAGCCTAACTGTGGACATGGCCGATGCGCGCATCGTCAGCAGCTTGCTTGCCGAGTCGGGTCTGAACAGCAGCCAACGTGCCGACGTTCTGGCTGCCCTTGCATCTAAAGACAGCAGTGCTTTGAGCGAACTCACAGCGGCTTGCCCAGCCCCTATTTCTGCGGCGCTCAAGTTGTTGGTGACGCTGTACGGCGGGGCCGGTGTGTTGGCGCAGGCCCGTGCAGCACTCCCTCAATTGCCCGGTGTGCTCGAGGCCCTTGACCATCTCGAATGGATGGCCGGTCACCTTGATGGTGTCAAAGTCACTTTTGATCTTGCGGATTTGCGTGGCTATGCGTATTACACCGGCATGCGTTTTTCCGTTTACGCCCAAGGTGCAAGTGATGCGTTGGCCCGTGGCGGGCGTTATGACGAAGTGGGCTCGGTCTTCGGTCGCAAGCGCCCGGCGGTCGGCTTCAGTCTGGATGTGAAAGTTCTAGCCCATGCGGCACAGGTGCGGCCACTGCGGGCTGCCATCCGTGCCCCATGGGGCGAGGCCACGGCCTTGCGAGCAGCGATTGCGGGTTTGCGCCAACAGGGTGAAACCGTAGTGTGTGTCCTCCCCGGGCACGAAAGTGAAGTCGATGAGTTCCATTGCGACCGTGAGCTGGTGCAAGCCGCTGGTCAGTGGGTCGTAACAGCAATTTAA
- a CDS encoding adenylosuccinate synthase, with product MNTTKGRNVVVVGTQWGDEGKGKLVDWLTESAQGVVRFQGGHNAGHTLVINGVKTALHLIPSGIMRPGVKCYIGNGVVLSAAKLFEEIEGLEKAGVEVRSRLRVSEACPLILPFHVALDVAREAFREKGGTAKIGTTGRGIGPAYEDKIARRALRVQDLKHPERFAAKLRELLDLHNHVLATYLGSEAFDFGPHLAPFMANGRVQFEPVFQQAMEHAALLKTMIADVSRELNEANLAGANLLFEGAQGTLLDVDHGTYPYVTSSNCVAGNAAAGSGVGPGMLHYILGITKAYCTRVGGGPFPTELDWEVPGTPGYHMSTIGAEKGVTTGRSRRCGWFDAALLKRSAQVNGLSGLCITKLDVLDGLKELMLCTGYEVDGEKIDILPMGADEIERCKPIYEVMEGWSDSTVGVTQYDKLPVAARLYLQRIEQVTGVPIHMVSTSPDRDHTIMMRHPYLPE from the coding sequence ATGAATACAACCAAAGGTCGAAATGTAGTGGTCGTCGGCACCCAGTGGGGTGATGAGGGCAAGGGAAAACTGGTCGATTGGCTCACCGAAAGCGCCCAAGGCGTGGTGCGCTTTCAAGGCGGACACAACGCGGGCCACACCCTGGTGATCAACGGTGTGAAAACCGCGTTGCACCTGATCCCCTCCGGCATCATGCGCCCCGGCGTCAAGTGCTACATCGGTAACGGTGTGGTGCTGTCGGCTGCCAAGTTGTTCGAGGAAATCGAAGGCCTGGAAAAGGCAGGCGTAGAGGTTCGCTCCCGCCTGCGTGTGAGCGAAGCCTGCCCGTTGATCCTTCCATTCCATGTGGCATTGGATGTCGCGCGGGAAGCCTTCCGTGAAAAAGGCGGTACCGCCAAGATCGGCACTACCGGTCGCGGTATTGGCCCGGCTTACGAAGACAAGATCGCACGCCGCGCGTTGCGTGTGCAGGATCTCAAGCACCCTGAGCGTTTTGCTGCCAAGCTGCGCGAGCTCCTCGATTTGCACAACCACGTTCTCGCGACCTACTTGGGGTCTGAGGCGTTTGACTTCGGTCCTCATCTGGCGCCCTTCATGGCCAACGGCCGGGTTCAGTTTGAACCCGTGTTCCAGCAAGCGATGGAACACGCGGCGCTGCTCAAAACCATGATTGCCGACGTGTCCCGCGAGTTGAACGAAGCCAATCTGGCTGGTGCCAATCTGCTGTTTGAAGGTGCTCAGGGCACCTTGCTGGATGTGGATCATGGCACCTACCCCTATGTGACTTCCAGCAACTGCGTCGCTGGCAATGCGGCGGCTGGCTCGGGCGTTGGTCCCGGCATGCTGCACTACATCCTGGGCATCACCAAGGCCTACTGCACCCGTGTCGGCGGCGGCCCGTTCCCCACCGAGTTGGATTGGGAAGTGCCCGGTACCCCCGGATACCACATGAGCACCATTGGCGCCGAAAAGGGCGTGACTACCGGTCGCTCACGCCGTTGCGGCTGGTTTGACGCGGCGTTGCTTAAGCGCTCCGCCCAGGTCAACGGTTTGTCGGGCTTGTGTATCACCAAGCTCGATGTGCTCGATGGCCTGAAAGAATTGATGCTCTGCACCGGGTACGAGGTGGACGGCGAAAAAATCGACATCTTGCCCATGGGCGCCGATGAGATTGAGCGCTGCAAACCCATCTACGAAGTGATGGAAGGTTGGAGTGACAGCACCGTGGGTGTGACCCAATACGACAAGCTGCCGGTAGCGGCCCGCTTGTATCTGCAGCGTATCGAACAAGTGACTGGCGTGCCGATTCACATGGTGTCTACCAGCCCGGACCGGGACCACACCATCATGATGCGCCACCCTTATTTGCCTGAGTAA